The following DNA comes from Pristis pectinata isolate sPriPec2 chromosome 8, sPriPec2.1.pri, whole genome shotgun sequence.
TAATTCTAGGAATTTGATGAGTGTAGGCTGGGTGGTGTAAATGTTTAATTCTGCACAGATATACAGATGGGGAGGAGGGGCTGAGGTTGTGTTACTTTGATTTATAACAGATATACAAATGTTCTGAACCTGGGAACAGTGCCACTAATTACAGGCACCCATCAAGACAGGGAGTACCTAAGTTGTGAAAGATTGCAGATAAGTGAATAAACACTTCAatgtaaaaatacattttcaaagcaAGAAAAGGAATGAGAAAATGCACCTCAAAAGATGAGATTTGAAACATTTAAGGTTAAAGGTGTGTGCAAAGTTACTTGCTGTTAAAATTGTTACTTGATAAAATTTGGAAATCCAGCCAGACATCTGTGTTGTTTTGAACACTGCGTTACTGCGTTATATCAGTAACGGAAGGGACACAACTTTGCCAGAAAAATAGGGATCACTCCTAAACATGAAATCCTAAGTAGTTGAAGTTCTCTTTCTCATTAAAAGTTAGAAGATTGTGTTTCCCTGAGAGGCCTTCTGGATTATGAATAAATATGATTAATTAAACATGGCATTGTTTCCACTGTCCAACACGATACTAATGGAATAAGACAATTACAAATTTACAAAGTAATTATGAAAAGAATTAAATGAGAATCTTTTAAACAAATTTCTTTGGAATTAGAATTTGAATTCACTGCACTCTCCTGTTGATATACAGCCCACCAGTTCTTTtagaagggacttgaggggccCAGTGTGGAACATTCTCTGACAATGTGATGCTACTGATGGATACCCAGAAGAGTGATTTTTGGAGCATTGTTAATAGTTGCAAAGTATTATTAGATTCTTGAGGGATTCCAAGACTGACAAACAGTTGAAAACTGAAAAAGAGTTGAGACCTTCTATTTTTAACAATGCCATTAAGTAAAGGAGAGGAAAAATGCAGAATAGAAAATATAGGATAGCCAAGGCTACAGGAGGTAGGTTAAGGCTTACCCTGATGTGAGTGAGGGGTGGAAAGTGGCATAGTTCACCACGTTCAGCACCAGCGGCCAACCTGAACCTGGGTTTCAGACTGATCCAGACACCCCATTCCTTCTGAAATCTCACCTAACCAGATGCTTCCTGGCGTTGAGTGAAAATCTCAGTGGAATCTGGATCTCTGCCAGTAGATGCAAAGGCTGGAAGATGGGAAAGATTCCTTTCTCCCAATGGCATGGCTGCAGATTAGGTCGTCAGTGATCAGGTGCTCAGAAGGTGGCCAGCTTGGCGATTGATGTGTGAATCTGCAAGTTCAGTCAACTTCTGACCTGAAAATTAGTTTACCCTGAGGTGGTGACAGTTGATATGTATTACTTTTGCTGTAAACTTTACAAATAACCCACTGAAGTGATATACCAAGGAAGTCTTTACCAAAATATAACAATCACTCAGTTTTACCCTAAACGGTGGACATTTTCACACAATGAATTGTGCATCCCAACATGTCTATACAAGTTGTTTTGCATTGTGCAGCTTAAAGAAACTGGACATTGGACACATGCCTCAGTTACTTGGATTTATTTGAATTTTGTATTGCTTCTAATAAATTTTTTGCTCTTTCAGTTGACACTTATGTTCTGTGGTTAGCCAGGTAAATCACCAGGATGCTTCATATGCAAAATGACTGATGCCAGCAAAAACAGGATTTACAAAAATGCTGCTGGGTTACTTGCTGAATCTTCCTGACATATCATTATGCTCCTTTTCGAACAAGCATGTTATATTCGGCATTTTTCAGATCCCTGGCACCTGCCTTTATCCAAGGATTggaaaatcatagagtcatgaaacaggcctttctgcccactgagcctacactgaccatcaagcccaCATTTCCACtaattcaatttttgttttccccacattcccatcaactccccatagattctaccactcacctacacactaggggaggtttacagtagtcaattaacctaacaacccgcatgtctttgggatgtagggggaaacgagagcatctggagaaaatccatgtggtcacaaggagaacattcaAATTCTACACAGTTGGCACTGGACGATGGGaatgaaccctggtctctggagctgtggtgCAGCCACACTACTAGCTGTATCTCTGTCTACCCTGAGAAAAGTGTCCCCTGAGCACTTCTCCAGCGTCCTTCGCTCCACTTTTCTCAGCATTCTAGGATTCATTCTTTAAGCATAACCAGCTTTTCCAGGACCTTCTCCTTATCAGTTTTCACCCTATCCATCTATCTCCCATTTTACTGTGATTTTCAGACCACCCCTTCCTCAGTAAGTAGTGAATGGCCACTAGGATGAGGGACTTAAGATAagctatttttattagtcacatgtacatcgaaacacacagtgaaatacgtcttttgcgtagagtgttctggggccagaccgcaagtgtcgccacgcttccggcaccaacacagcatgcccacaacttcctaacctgtacgtctttggaatgtgggaggaaaccggagcactcagaggatacccacacagacacggggagaacatacaaaccccttacagatagtggccggaattgaacctgggtcactggcgctgtaaagcgttacgccaaccgctacaccaccgttaAGTAACATTGCAAGACCGGAGAAGATGGGattgttaaaacaaaaaaactaaGGTGAGATTTAATACATTGGATTAGAGTTAAACAGTATGCAACACTGACAATTTGGGAATTTGGTCAACATAGTAATAGGTGCAGAGGCTACAGGAGACATTTCCTGGCCCATCCAGTACTTGTGACAGTTTCAGGCAGTAAGTGGTTAAACTTTGCTTAATGCTTAGTGTAAGCTGGTATATGTTTAAAGTAGTAGCAGATGTTCAATGAAAGGTTTTATGATGTTCAAGAAACAtacattccattgagaaataaaaactcCACAGGAAAAGTGATTTGTTAACTGAAAAAAAGTTAAGGATGGTATGAGATAGGGAGAAAATGTCCAAAGTGTAGAAATAGGCCTGGGGACAATGAAAGTATTAAAAACCTACAAAGTTGATTgaaacattgataaaaattaagaaaatagaAGAGCTGGGAATAAGCAAAGAAACAGCTtctataaatttatttaaaaaatcaaaagcGAACATTGGTCCTCTACAATCTGAGACAAGGAGATTATTTATGGagaataaggaaattgcaggaaagTTAAATAAATGGCAGCAGTGGATAATGATCAGAAAACAGAGAATTGGAATCAACAGATTATTTTTAAGCTGTAATTAATGGAATTCCTTGGTGATCAATGCTAGAACCTCAGTCATTTGCAACAACGTAAATGACTTAAAAACTTAAATGAAGGAACTAAGAGTAAAGTTTTCATGTTTTCCAATGATACAATGATAAATGAGAAGGTAAGTTGTAAGGACACGAAGATTTTGCAAAAGGATATAGCCAGATTTTAAAGGAGTAGACAGAAgttgtaattggtattggtttattattgtcacttgtaccaaggtacagtgaaaagcttgtcttacacaccgatcgtacaggtcaattcattacacagtgcagttacattgggttagcacagagtgcattgaggtagtacaggtaaaaacaataacagtacagagtaaagtgtcacagctacagagaaagtgcagggcaataaggtgcaaggtcacaacaaggtagatagtgaggtcatagtccattcattgtataagagaaccattcagtagtcttatcacagtgagatagaagctgtccttaagtctggtggtacgtgccctcaggctcctgtatcttctacacaatggaagaggtgagaagagagaatgtcccggatgggtggggtctttgattatgctggctgctacaccaagacaacgagaggtaaagacagagtccaagcaggggagaatggtgtccgtgatgcgctgggctgtgtccacaactctctgcagtttcttgcaggcctgggcagagctgttgccataccaagccatgatagatctagataggatgctttctatggtgcatcggtaaaagttggtgagagtcaaaggggacaaaccaaatttttttagcctcctgaggaagtggaggcgctggtgagctttcttggccgtggcatctacgtgatttgaccaggacaggctgttggtgatgttcactcccaggaacttgaagctctcaaccctctcgagctcagcaccgttgatgcaaacagctgcatgtacaccgccccctttcctgaagtcaatgaccagctcttttgttttgttgacactgagggaaaggttgttgtcatgacaccattccactaagctctctatctccttcctgtactccaactcatcgctgtttgagatacggcctacaatggtggtatcatctgcaaacttgtagatggagttagagcagaatctggccacacagtcatgagtttatagggagtagagtagagggctgaggatgcagccttgtggggcaccagtgttgagaataatcgtgccagaggtattgctgcctatcctcactgattgcggtctgtatgttaggaagtcaaggatccagttacagagggaggtgtggagtcctaggtctcggagttcggtgacaagcttgcttgggattattgtattgaaggcagagctgtagtcaataagcaatagtctaacgtaggtgtctttactatccagatgttccagagctgagtgtagggccagggacatggcatccgctgtagacctgtttcgccgataggcaaactgcaatgggtccaggttgtctggtaggctggagttgatgcgtgccatgaccaacctctcaaagcacttcatgacggtggatgtcagagccactggtcgatagtcattgaggcatgttaccttgcttttctttggtaccggaatgataatggtcttcttaaaacaggagggaacctgagattgaagcagcgagaggttgaatatgtccgcaaatacttctgccagctgatcagcacaagatctgagcacacggcccgggacaccatctggtccaggtgctttcctcgtgttcactctccggaagactgatcacaggttcagttgcgttggtggctgtcagggtggatggtgaaaatccacttcccttttgttcaaaacgcgcatagaatgcgttaagttcatcaggaagggatgcgctgttgttagctatgcagcccgacttgtTGACAGATGACAATAAAGttgacagatggagtataatgtggagaaatgcgaggttattcactttggcaggaagaacagaaaagcagaatattatttagaCGGTTTTAGACTATGAGACATTGGTGTTCGGAGAGCTGAGGATTCTTGTACAAGAAGCACAGAAAGTTAGCGTGCAGGTACAGCATGTAACTAAGGggaatggaatgctggcctttactGGGATGCAGTACAAAAGTGCTGTAATGGTAAAAGGTTTCcctgaagccacatttggagcacaTCATACAATTTTAATCTCCTTACTAAATGAAGGATATACTTGATTTGAGGTGGTATGTCAAAGGCTTATTAAATTGATTTCTGGGAATTGGTTGTGGGGAATTTTCTATAAAAAATATTGAGAGACAGAATTTGCAAAAACTAAGACAAGTATGGATTTATTAGAGAAAACTAACATGGATTCGTTAAACGAAACCATGGCTAGTGACAGATGTTTGATAAAATAATAGAGGATTGAAGAGGGAAATGTGGTTGTTGGAAGAACCATTGATTTTCTTGATATAGATGAATAACATGGATCTGTGTGTTGGGCTCACAattccaaatttacagatgacacaaaacgcAAAAGAATAGGTAACTGCGAGGCAGACAGTGACAGACTTCAAGGAAATATAGACAGACTGGTGGTTAAAGCAGCAtggtagcagatgaaatttaatgatgGGAAATATGTAGTGTTAAGCTGTGGGAGAAAGGTTGACAAGAAATTATAAACTGGAGGGTACAATTTTAAAAGAGCTAACTGGGAACTGAGAATGTACGTGCTTAGTGCATTGAAAGCTTCAAGGCAAGTTGGAAAAGTGGTTAATAAAATGAATGGGGTTCTAAGCTTTATAAACAGTAAAGTAAAAAATTAATGAAGCCAAGTTGAGTCTTTATGAGACACTGGTTttagccacaactggagtatcaAGTCCAATTCTGGACAGcacacttgaggaaagatgtgaagactttgggAAGGTTGACAGAGCGATGTACCAAAATAATTCCAGGAATAAGAGATTAGTTATGTTAATGGACTGAGGAAGCTATGACTATTTTCTCTTGAGCGGTGGAGGTTGTGAAGAGATCTGTTAGAGGCattgataaaatcatgaaggatacaGATATAGGGAGAGACTGTACTTACAGACAGtaaagaactaggggacatagaatgaaggtgattggcagaagaacTAAGAATGACTTGCTGGAAAAATTTTACATAGCACTTAAAATATTGGACTCCGAATGGCAAAGATATGCTGCCTCAGAATAGAATGAATTTCACCAAGACTTTGAAAGAACAATGGATTCAGCTTTGCCGATGCCTGCATGTTATGGCAAGGCAGTTAAAAAGCTACTCCCCAGTCATAGTAACATTCTTGGAATGTTGActtcagatacaatcacaatacCATGAAAAGGTATTTATTCATTCTTTGTAAATATTATATAGATATCAAAAAGCATATTTTTATAAAATGGAGTGTTTGGAATAGCCAACTTGATAGGGAAACTGGAATGAGAATGACAGCAAGATTTTAACTGCCAGATGAAAATGTTGCTGTTTCAGATCATGCATTTAATTTGCACCCCACCCAATTTACAGCTGAACTGAAGCTAATGTACCATGGAATAGTAGAGCAACAAACACTGACGGATCAAATGACTCTTTAACACTTTCGATTCCTGCCACGCACGCACATACTTCCTACAAACACATCAGTATAATGCTGGTGTTGTGGCTCCATGACTATAAACACCTGCTTTACTGCCACACTGAATGTTGGCCAAGCCAATGTGTCAGATATCTGGTATTTtggaaatcaaaaacctgcagatgttggaaatcggaAATGGACTTAGGGGGTATAGCTTTTGCATTGTATTACAGTAATTTGAATTACAGAAGCTCTGTGGTAGAAGAAAAGTTGTTTCTTTTCCAAGATAAAGGCAAAGAAATTCACccagacaataaataaatgaagcGTATCAACACATAGCACatatttcaagtttattgtattttgaaaatataaagtacatgttaaatgtaaaatatttgcaaagaaaataaacagaagatCTAGAACACCAGTGGTACCTAGAAGCAGGAGTCaggattcacaaaaaaaacatttgtccTCCGTAGTTACATGTCTTAATATAAGTAggtaataaataataaaacagaaTTTTTTCCATTATGGAAAATATAAAGCATTCAATTTTTAATTCAACAGTTAATTAAACATTGTATTCAGATATAGATTgcacttttgattttcttttcaattggAGACAACATAGTTTTCTGCTTGATATCTTTACATTTTGCACAATAATGTTGTTTGTACATTTGACGCCTGATTTCTACACAAATTGAAAGTACCGTAAAATTATAAGATTGAGGCTTCAAGTTACAGTTGCTGAAGTTTCAGTATAACCCTTACATGATACTCATAATCTCTTGTTAACaattctttttgaaaaaaatgcatACGAGGGAATTGCTGACAAATCCTGTAActtattgtccatctgcagtTGTCCTGAAAAAGTGCAGTGGTTCACAATATTGAACTTCCTTTTAACAATTTTGATGCAACAACATGGCATACTTGGCTGTTTCAGGGAGCAGTTAAGAAGAACCATGTTGTTTTAGTACTGGAGCATGGACCGGCGATGGGAATAATCTTTGGTGTGCAGCCTTTATAAAGCAGTTGGCAGATCCacgggtttaaaaaaaattacagctacCGGAAGCTCACAGCTTGTTCTTATTTTCGAGCTTCATTGAAACACTTTACAGTATTTCCCTCAAATGTCTTGATCAAACAAAGTTCTGACAAATGATCTTTGACCTTAAGCGTTAGCTCTGCCTCCCTTTCCACggatgatgcctgatctgctgagtattgctagcattttctgtttttatttcatatttccatcatctgcagttttttgattctcaAATTTTATATGACAACATTTCTAAAtcagaattaatttaatttgtttgataacatattaattaaaatgactaTTAATTAAATTTATATACATTTAGTCTTTATGATCAATGTACTGAAAATCATTCTTATGTTGACTTCATTATGTGACTTTCTAGGGTTACGTAACCATAATATTCATTGAAATTACACTAGTGTGTGGAGTTAAACTCCACTTTTCAAGATAAAGACTGCAATGCAATTGAAGAATTTCACCAAAGAACATGGTAGTTAGTATTCTTCTTTGTGACTCAATTTAAGGATTGAAATATTAACCCCTTTAAATAAAAATTAGACACATTAGCTAGAGCAGATCTTCAAACTAATAGGATAATGGAAAAGCTGGCTACCATTATTTTAACTGAATTTATAAAAATTGCAGCTTCTGCATACAACTATGAAATTAAgtattgtttaaataaaaacaacacTTCCTTTCTCACTGATTTTCCCAGTGAGTGATTTTaacttttgtttcagaatttttaATGCCAAAATAATTTTGGGATTTCATAACCATGTTCTTGGTCAAGGTTGTACATCTTGATAATATTTCTTCTCGCTGTGGTCTTGGAGGTATCTTGGGTATCAGATTGGCATTAGAATTATTCTCACTTGTGGAAGCTACAGGGATGCTTCtcaattctctctctttctcatcagAAAGATTCAGATGTTTGGATGTGCTTTGAGAAGTCCCATTTTGGTTCTTCTCAAACAGTCTCGACATGTGAACAGAGCCTTGAGAACTGTTGAAACCATCTGAACTGCTGTCCTCAGATACATGAGACTTGCCTGAACTTACTGAAGATGCGCTACCATCATCACTCAAGCTTTCTGACCTGCTTTCTGACTGACCTGCGTTGTGAAAGCCTAACTCATTTTCAAACAAGTTTCTATCAGCCAAGCAGTCGATAGAtattgatttttgtttacacagtctttttctggcATCTGTTGTATTGTTGGTTGACAAATAATTGTCAGCATTGTTTAGATCTGCATTACTTGATTGAATATGTGGATTTTTGTCAGGAAGGTTTAGGTTTGGGGTGGAGTTGTATACACTTGTCTTTGTGAGCCGCTGGAATTTTGAATGTGGGTTTCTGTACGGCTGGAGGTAGACTGATGGGACGTATCCAGACTGTCCATCATAACTGTTTgtcaataaaaaaacaaaagttaGCCTTTAAGTTGCTATGCATTCAAAATGTGCAGTGGTAGATTTAATACCTTGTAATTGCTGATACAATATACAGCACAGTTAGAATTTCTCCCAGACTCCAAAAGCCCTGATGCAGTTTCCTATTTAGCTAGGTCTTGATATAATGAAGTTTTTATGAAGACTGAATATTGACACTGAAAACAACATCAATGGGaactatatttttaaagcattcatTGGCTATGAAGCACTTTGAGGTATCCTGAATGGGATgatgataattttatttttaagacaCTATAAAATAATATAGTCTTGtcataaattaaaatcaaatatttttgCTGCATTTAGAAGCTACATAACtattaattatttcaaataaagTACTTGTAGATTTGATGTAATTCACCATTTATCATTTGACACTATTGGTTAGGGAACAATTGATTAACAAGAAAGTAAGACAAACCTGACAAGCCACCATCCATCCCTGGATTTTTTTAAGACTTCAACCATGACTCCAACATGCATAGATAGTTCATCTTCATTTTTTGCTTCATAGGTTTCAACAGCATAATACTGAGATTCAAAATCTACAGAAgctaaaaaaatcaaaattatgtttttaatattttatgttaacattgctaaataattattttaaatctaatgCAAAATTGCTTTCTGCCTTAAATAAGAATAAATAATAGAGATCTTAATTGGCTTTCACTTGTCAGTTATAAAGGTGAAAGGAAAAAATAAGCAAGTTTTGGCAATTTTACACAATTTGCTAGGATGCGATTAATGTGCGTTTCACAGAAATAAATGTTGTTTAATGTCTccaaattagtttttaaaaatgtgtctTAATCTTATACTTTATTTCTGTTTGAAATCAGCACTGAATTCGAAGTCTGGAACTTAATAGTGTAGCTGCTTTCATGGACTTCAAACAGTAGCAAATTATGAAAAAGATAGAAGAGTTGTTTAAGGTTGAGGAAAGGAAATAAAGTGTCTGAGTTAACAAAGTGCACAACTGCAAACTGTCTACCTGCTTGAAATATCATCACAGTAACTTCATTATTAATATGCAAAACAGTGCAAGAAGTTTTCTAGTATAATACATTATGAATTAGAAATTATCAAGAGATTTTGGAGATTATACTGCAGAGAATGAATTTAAGTGACGTTTCTACAAACCTTTAGTATTGATGATTTTTATCCCTAATTGtgccagaatttttaaaaatctaatttctgTGTTAcacggagacacaagggactgcagatgttggaatctggagataCTGGAGGAATTGTGTGGGTCAAGCAGGAtatacggagggaaatggatagttgactgGATGGATGAGAAgtatcaacccaaaacgtcaactatccatttccctccatagatgctgcctgactcgttgagttcctccagcaacttgtgtgtTGTTTCTGTGTGACATATCCCATATTCAAGGTGGTGCTTAGACAAACTCAACTTACCATCTACTTCGTTCTCAGATGAGAAAGAGGTGAGAGGCCTTCTGAGATAAGGAGCTGGAAACCAGGCTAACTGCTTCCTTTCATTCTCCACAAGCCACCACCCTACAGAAATAGATTTTGTGGAACTTAGAGCAAGGAATTTTCATGTGAATGTCTGCATCAAACATTTATTGCTATCAATAATGCAGATACTGATAGTGTGgaattaaacagaaaattctggaaatactctctACAGATACTTGATCAGCAGAGTGAGACAGGATTAATGGTTcaggttctgatgaatggtcattgacctaaaatgttaactctgtttcccccccacaagtgctgcctgacctgctgaatatttccatcatttcccaAATGTATTCCCAGAAATTGCCACGTTTCATTATTTGTTTCTGTCTCACTGCACTTAACACAGCCCAGAGTCCGTCAGTAATATTTACTAATGGACTCTTAAGGAACTTTGTACGAAACGCATTCCAATTAAA
Coding sequences within:
- the LOC127573490 gene encoding NADPH oxidase organizer 1-like, with protein sequence MYKRFPLNVRVIGLMQHKKQKTYLASVLWSDRNDVIVYRAFDEFKKLHKTIVKKYPLEAGRIKKSDRIIPQFQDVSRKEKRHTRVSKSVLRMSILEKYCSELLRCSVKISEDQDVVQFFLPTDNDLAPSFPSDSVIVMPSAVERRKSTWRRTGAKPVQTITQPMASENYKCIATYEGKDTKNNPFKVLEDEIVDVITKNPSGWWLVENERKQLAWFPAPYLRRPLTSFSSENEVDASVDFESQYYAVETYEAKNEDELSMHVGVMVEVLKKSRDGWWLVSYDGQSGYVPSVYLQPYRNPHSKFQRLTKTSVYNSTPNLNLPDKNPHIQSSNADLNNADNYLSTNNTTDARKRLCKQKSISIDCLADRNLFENELGFHNAGQSESRSESLSDDGSASSVSSGKSHVSEDSSSDGFNSSQGSVHMSRLFEKNQNGTSQSTSKHLNLSDEKERELRSIPVASTSENNSNANLIPKIPPRPQREEILSRCTTLTKNMVMKSQNYFGIKNSETKVKITHWENQ